One stretch of Arachis hypogaea cultivar Tifrunner chromosome 20, arahy.Tifrunner.gnm2.J5K5, whole genome shotgun sequence DNA includes these proteins:
- the LOC112782550 gene encoding uncharacterized protein translates to MGEATPETETPKNVVKAETPVIVETQIETAMLSRVPHFKEQADSLTFEGVRRLLEKDLGLEEFALDVHKRFIKQCLVKCLEGVGDDDSQKISGEAGVKGASTKEPIGSTDECQSKEDAKDRCPEDEEKMEDSPVLGLLKEKEKKGVKRETKEDKDNGGKVVPSETLIKKALRKRATYIRTNSEKVTMASLRRLLEEDLKLDKFALDAYKKFISQQLDEVLNSSEVSKPSSNAKKIVKKKGDTPVTKKLSSVEESSDASDNESDEEDVKPRKEMVKKAKKQSTTEPKKRSGSMEEKNLPSKKRAKPAKDASEDSSDAEGSRGDSEDQSRSSREKPTKKKEVSTPVYGKRVEHLKSVIKACGMSVPPSIYKKIKQAPENKRETQLIKELEEILSREGLSSDPSEKEIKEVRKKKERAKELEGIDLSNIVSSSRRRSVTSFAPPPPKPKIPVETNGNDAKSGDRDKDDEDDDDEEDEEDEEEEDSSDAEESQSDEFNEDEDDSD, encoded by the exons ATGGGAGAAGCAACACCAGAGACTGAAACTCCGAAGAATGTTGTCAAGGCTGAGACACCTGTTATTGTTGAGACCCAAATTGAGACAGCTATGCTTTCTCGCGTCCCTCACTTCAAGGAACAAGCAGA ttcTTTGACATTTGAGGGGGTTCGTAGACTGCTTGAGAAGGACCTGGGGTTGGAGGAATTTGCATTGGATGTCCATAAGAGATTTATCAAGCAATGTTTGGTAAAG TGCTTAGAAGGTGTTGGTGATGATGATAGCCAAAAGATATCTGGGGAGGCAGGGGTGAAAGGTGCAAGTACAAAAGAACCCATAGGATCAACAGATGAATGCCAATcaaaagaagatgcaaaggatCGTTGCCCTGAAGATGAGGAGAAAATGGAAGATTCTCCAGTCTTGGGTCtacttaaagaaaaagaaaagaagggagTTAAAAGGGAAACCAAGGAAGATAAAGACAATGGTGGAAAAGTAGTTCCAAGTGAAACTCTAATTAAGAAAGCACTtagaaaaagagctacttacATCAGGACTAATTCAGA GAAAGTCACAATGGCTAGCCTTCGTCGACTATTGGAAGAAGATCTTAAACTTGATAAATTTGCTCTTGATGCCTACAAGAAGTTTATTAGTCAACAGCTAGATGAG GTATTGAATTCTTCAGAAGTTTCAAAACCTTCAAGCAATGCCAAGAAAATAGTGAAGAAGAAAGGTGATACCCCAGTGACTAAAAAGTTAAGCAGTGTAGAAGAGAGTTCTGATGCTTCAGATAATGAGAGTGATGAGGAAGATGTCAAACCAAGAAAGGAAATGGTTAAAAAGGCGAAGAAGCAGAGTACCACTGAACCTAAAAAGCGAAGCGGATCCATGGAGGAAAAAAATCTGCCTAGTAAGAAAAGGGCCAAGCCAGCTAAAGATGCTTCAGAAGACAGCAGTGATGCAGAAGGTAGTCGAGGAGACTCTGAAGATCAGTCCCGTTCTTCCCGAGAGAAACCCACGAAG AAGAAAGAAGTTTCAACTCCTGTGTACGGTAAACGTGTGGAGCACTTAAAATCTGTTATTAAAGCATGTGGAATGAG CGTGCCTCCttcaatttacaaaaaaatcaAGCAGGCACCTGAAAACAAGCGAGAAACCCAGCTAATCAAGGAGTTGGAGGAGATACTGTCTAGAGAAGGATTGTCTTCTGATCCTTCTGAAAAGG AAATCAAGGAAGTtagaaaaaagaaggaaagagcAAAAGAACTTGAGGGTATTGATTTAAGTAATATTGTGTCGAGTTCAAGAAGGAGGTCAGTGACAAGCTTTGCACCTCCTCCTCCAAAGCCCAAGATTCCAGTTGAAACTAACGGCAATGATGCTAAGTCTGGTGATCGTGAtaaagatgatgaagatgatgatgatgaagaggatgaagaagatgaagaggaggaagatagTAGTGATGCTGAAGAAAGTCAAAGCGATGAATTTAATGAAG ATGAAGACGACAGTGATTGA
- the LOC112786916 gene encoding uncharacterized protein gives MESSDSNIEVNLRKIKEHRKIEVEEEDGCAYRGHDESSSSDNRGNFIELLKFLGSYNSSVQKLVLENAPRFAKYTSSDVQKEILHVLATTVRNSIRKDIGDAKFCIIIDEARDESKKERMAIVLGFVDVDGFVRECFFDLVHVSHTSALTLKKELVSVLSIYNLQIENIRGQGYDDASNMRGEWNGSQALFLNDCRQAYYVHCFAHRLQLALVAASREILQIHEFFTQLTAIVNIVGASCKRHDLLQEAQEIENAKLVTNDMLETG, from the exons ATGGAATCATCAGACTCTAATATTGAAGTT AATCTGAGGAAAATCAAG GAGCATCGCAAGATTGAAGTGGAGGAGGAAGATG GTTGCGCTTATAGAGGCCATGATGAAAGCTCGAGTTCAGATAACCGAGGTAACTTTATTGAATTGTTAAAGTTTTTGGGTTCTTACAATAGTAGTGTTCAAAAGCTTGTTTTGGAAAATGCTCCTAGATTTGCTAAATATACTTCAAGTGATGTTCAGAAAGAAATTCTACATGTTCTTGCTACAACGGTAAGAAACTCAATTAGAAAGGATATTGGAGATGCCAAATTTTGTATTATCATTGATGAAGCTCGTGATGAATCTAAAAAAGAGCGAATGGCTATTGTTTTGGGATTTGTTGATGTGGATGGTTTTGTTCGtgaatgcttctttgatcttgtaCATGTTAGTCATACTAGTGCCTTGACTTTGAAAAAAGAGTTGGTGTCTGTGCTTTCTATTTATAATCTCCAAATTGAAAATATTCGAGGTCAGGGGTATGATGATGCTAGCAATATGAGAGGGGAATGGAATGGTTCACAAGCTTTATTTCTCAATGATTGCCGACAAGCGTATTATGTCCATTGTTTTGCTCATAGATTGCAATTAGCACTGGTGGCTGCTTCAAGGGAAATACTTCAAATTCATGAGTTTTTCACACAATTGACTGCTATTGTCAATATTGTTGGTGCATCTTGCAAACGACATGATCTACTACAAGAAGCTCAAGAAATTGAAAATGCAAAATTGGTTACCAATGATATGCTAGAAACAGGTTAA